A single window of Modestobacter italicus DNA harbors:
- a CDS encoding SDR family NAD(P)-dependent oxidoreductase: protein MTSPSTLSGRLAGRTAIVTGSTSGIGAATARVLAAEGAHVVVSGRDADRAAAVVAGITAAGGRATSVPADLGGSHAQLRAFAAAATEALGGRVDVLVNNAGIYPVGATEDLADADLDALLAVNVRAPHVLVAAIAPAMAARGSGAIVTVGSWMARVGSPFGAMYTATKAADEQLTRSWAAEYGPRGVRVNTVAPGVTLTPGNEAAGAVLDAMAAATPAGVVVRPDDVARGVLYLVSDDAAMVHGTTLSVDGGISATRPA, encoded by the coding sequence ATGACCTCTCCCAGCACCCTGTCCGGCCGGCTGGCCGGGCGCACCGCGATCGTCACCGGCTCGACCAGCGGCATCGGCGCCGCCACCGCCCGCGTCCTCGCCGCCGAGGGGGCGCACGTCGTCGTGAGCGGCCGGGACGCCGACCGGGCCGCCGCGGTGGTCGCCGGGATCACCGCCGCCGGTGGCCGGGCGACGTCCGTCCCGGCCGACCTCGGCGGCAGCCACGCCCAGCTGCGCGCCTTCGCCGCCGCGGCGACCGAGGCGCTGGGCGGCCGCGTCGACGTCCTGGTCAACAACGCCGGCATCTACCCGGTCGGCGCCACCGAGGACCTCGCCGACGCCGACCTGGACGCGCTGCTGGCGGTGAACGTCCGGGCCCCGCACGTCCTCGTCGCCGCGATCGCCCCAGCCATGGCCGCCCGCGGCTCCGGGGCGATCGTGACCGTCGGCTCGTGGATGGCGCGGGTGGGCAGCCCGTTCGGCGCGATGTACACCGCGACCAAGGCCGCCGACGAGCAGCTGACCCGCAGCTGGGCGGCGGAGTACGGGCCGCGCGGCGTGCGGGTCAACACCGTGGCCCCCGGCGTGACCCTGACCCCGGGCAACGAGGCCGCCGGCGCCGTGCTGGACGCGATGGCGGCGGCGACCCCGGCCGGCGTCGTCGTCCGGCCCGACGACGTGGCCCGCGGCGTGCTCTACCTGGTCTCCGACGACGCGGCGATGGTGCACGGCACCACGTTGTCCGTGGACGGCGGCATCTCGGCCACCCGGCCGGCCTGA
- a CDS encoding GAF domain-containing protein — MRIAAFRQKAPDHTAELAEARSDVTAVTRVLTALDRATDAASVARAALDTVREAFGWAYGSYWTIAPEDGRLHFAVESGDAGQEFRQVTLAASFAQGVGLSGRAWRARDLVFVPDLGELTDCVRAPAAQRAGVRSGICFPVVRDGAVVGTMDFFATETLSPSAERLAALRAVGLLVSQAFARVAGAQDQDRASGDLAAVNSLLRDLAQARTVDEAIRTALETIRREFDWHYGSWWALDDASATLRLSQASGDLGAEFASISRGAGFARGVGVAGRTWAAGDLVFVEDLGQVHDCVRAPAARAAGVRSGVCLPITVDGRVVGTMDFFATRTLVLAASRRDALHNTAFLISQTMQRIAATERIAVAGREMVASIDEVARNVAEATRVAGEGQQVAGRAGGYAAGLGRSSAEIDKVVKVITGIAEQTNLLALNATIEAARAGEAGKGFAVVAGEVKELARETARATDEVSSRVAAIQGDVQDVVGALASIRDIVERINETQHMIGGVLTEQAAVTRSIVEVA, encoded by the coding sequence ATGCGCATCGCCGCGTTCCGCCAGAAGGCCCCCGACCACACCGCCGAGCTCGCCGAGGCCCGCTCCGACGTCACCGCCGTCACCCGTGTGCTGACCGCCCTCGACCGGGCCACCGACGCCGCGTCGGTCGCCCGCGCCGCCCTGGACACCGTGCGGGAGGCCTTCGGCTGGGCCTACGGCTCGTACTGGACCATCGCGCCGGAGGACGGCCGGCTGCACTTCGCCGTCGAGTCCGGCGACGCCGGGCAGGAGTTCCGGCAGGTCACCCTGGCCGCCTCCTTCGCGCAGGGGGTGGGGCTGTCCGGGCGCGCCTGGCGGGCCCGCGACCTGGTGTTCGTGCCCGACCTCGGCGAGCTCACCGACTGCGTCCGCGCACCCGCGGCGCAGCGGGCCGGGGTCCGCAGCGGCATCTGCTTCCCGGTGGTCCGCGACGGCGCCGTCGTCGGCACCATGGACTTCTTCGCCACCGAGACGCTGAGCCCCTCGGCCGAGCGGCTCGCCGCCCTCCGCGCCGTCGGGCTGCTGGTCTCCCAGGCCTTCGCCCGGGTCGCCGGGGCCCAGGACCAGGACCGCGCCTCCGGCGACCTCGCCGCGGTCAACAGCCTGCTCCGCGACCTGGCGCAGGCGCGGACGGTCGACGAGGCGATCAGGACCGCGCTGGAGACCATCCGCCGGGAGTTCGACTGGCACTACGGCTCCTGGTGGGCCCTCGACGACGCCTCGGCCACCCTGCGGCTGTCCCAGGCGTCCGGTGACCTCGGTGCGGAGTTCGCGTCGATCAGCCGCGGCGCGGGCTTCGCCCGGGGCGTCGGCGTCGCCGGGCGCACCTGGGCCGCCGGGGACCTGGTGTTCGTCGAGGACCTCGGCCAGGTGCACGACTGCGTGCGGGCGCCGGCCGCCCGCGCGGCCGGGGTGCGGTCCGGGGTCTGCCTGCCCATCACGGTCGACGGCCGGGTGGTCGGCACGATGGACTTCTTCGCCACCCGCACGCTGGTGCTCGCCGCCAGCCGCCGCGACGCGCTGCACAACACCGCCTTCCTGATCAGCCAGACCATGCAGCGGATCGCGGCCACCGAGCGGATCGCCGTGGCCGGGCGGGAGATGGTCGCCTCCATCGACGAGGTGGCGCGCAACGTCGCCGAGGCCACCCGGGTCGCCGGTGAGGGCCAGCAGGTCGCCGGCCGGGCCGGCGGGTACGCCGCTGGGCTCGGCCGCTCCAGCGCGGAGATCGACAAGGTGGTCAAGGTGATCACCGGCATCGCCGAGCAGACCAACCTGCTCGCGCTCAACGCCACGATCGAGGCGGCCCGCGCCGGCGAGGCGGGAAAGGGCTTCGCCGTCGTCGCCGGCGAGGTCAAGGAGCTGGCCCGGGAGACCGCCCGGGCCACCGACGAGGTCAGCAGCCGGGTGGCGGCGATCCAGGGCGACGTCCAGGACGTCGTCGGGGCGCTGGCCTCCATCCGGGACATCGTGGAGCGGATCAACGAGACCCAGCACATGATCGGCGGCGTGCTCACCGAGCAGGCTGCGGTCACCCGCAGCATCGTCGAGGTGGCCTGA
- a CDS encoding histidine triad nucleotide-binding protein — MSEPPSDCLFCRMVAGEIAPDVVRETDRTLAFRDINPQAPTHVLVVPREHHATLGALTAADPGLTGELVAAAHAVALQEGLVADGGAEPGYRLVANTGPQAGQTVHHVHLHVLGGRGLGWPPG, encoded by the coding sequence ATGAGCGAGCCGCCGAGCGACTGCCTGTTCTGCCGCATGGTCGCGGGGGAGATCGCGCCGGACGTCGTCCGGGAGACCGACCGCACGCTCGCCTTCCGCGACATCAACCCGCAGGCGCCCACGCACGTGCTGGTGGTCCCGCGCGAGCACCACGCCACGCTCGGCGCGCTGACCGCCGCCGACCCCGGGCTCACCGGCGAGCTGGTCGCCGCCGCGCACGCCGTCGCGCTGCAGGAGGGGCTGGTCGCCGACGGCGGCGCGGAACCGGGCTACCGGCTGGTGGCGAACACCGGGCCGCAGGCCGGGCAGACGGTGCACCACGTCCACCTGCACGTGCTGGGCGGGCGCGGGCTGGGCTGGCCGCCGGGCTGA
- a CDS encoding PhoH family protein has product MPDTAPDAAPAAPGAATQRELSARAAGAGTPDAPPAVRTSLTVPDSVSMVALLGQSDELLRLVESELAADVHVRGNEIAITGQPADNAFAVRVFDELIALLATGQALRPDSVRRVVAMLKAGGSERPADVLSLDIISRRGRTIRPKTLNQKRYVDAIDKNSVVFGIGPAGTGKTYLAMAKAVQALQTKQVNRIILTRPAVEAGERLGFLPGSLSDKIDPYLRPLYDALHDMVDPESIPRLMAAGTIEVAPLAYMRGRTLNDAFVILDEAQNTTAEQMKMFLTRLGFGSKMVVTGDVTQVDLPGGAQSGLRIVREILDGIDDVHFSTLTSTDVVRHRLVGDIVDAYERFDATRQPAATGPARASRPARSTRQQGS; this is encoded by the coding sequence TTGCCCGACACCGCACCAGACGCCGCCCCCGCCGCCCCCGGCGCGGCCACGCAGCGTGAGCTCTCCGCGCGCGCCGCGGGAGCCGGCACCCCGGACGCGCCGCCCGCTGTCCGCACCTCCCTCACCGTCCCGGACAGCGTCTCGATGGTCGCCCTCCTGGGCCAGTCCGACGAGCTGCTCCGTCTGGTCGAGAGCGAGCTCGCCGCCGACGTGCACGTCCGCGGCAACGAGATCGCGATCACCGGGCAGCCGGCCGACAACGCCTTCGCCGTCCGGGTCTTCGACGAGCTGATCGCGCTGCTCGCCACCGGTCAGGCGCTGCGCCCGGACTCGGTGCGCCGTGTCGTGGCGATGCTGAAGGCCGGCGGCTCCGAGCGCCCGGCCGACGTCCTCAGTCTGGACATCATCAGCCGCCGGGGCCGCACCATCCGGCCCAAGACGCTGAACCAGAAGCGCTACGTCGACGCCATCGACAAGAACAGCGTCGTGTTCGGCATCGGCCCGGCGGGCACCGGCAAGACCTACCTCGCGATGGCCAAGGCCGTGCAGGCGCTGCAGACCAAGCAGGTCAACCGGATCATCCTGACCCGGCCGGCGGTCGAGGCCGGCGAGCGGCTGGGCTTCCTGCCCGGCTCGCTGTCGGACAAGATCGATCCGTACCTGCGCCCGCTCTACGACGCGCTGCACGACATGGTCGACCCCGAGTCGATCCCGCGGCTGATGGCGGCGGGCACCATCGAGGTCGCCCCGCTGGCCTACATGCGCGGCCGCACGCTCAACGACGCGTTCGTCATCCTCGACGAGGCGCAGAACACCACCGCCGAGCAGATGAAGATGTTCCTCACCCGGCTCGGCTTCGGCTCGAAGATGGTCGTCACCGGCGACGTCACCCAGGTCGACCTGCCCGGTGGCGCGCAGAGCGGTCTGCGGATCGTCCGGGAGATCCTCGACGGCATCGACGACGTGCACTTCAGCACGCTGACCAGCACCGACGTGGTCCGGCACCGGCTGGTCGGGGACATCGTCGACGCCTACGAGCGCTTCGACGCCACCCGGCAGCCGGCCGCCACCGGCCCGGCGCGGGCCAGCCGGCCCGCCCGGTCCACCCGGCAGCAGGGGAGCTGA
- the ybeY gene encoding rRNA maturation RNase YbeY, whose amino-acid sequence MPVEVANESEIAVDEQALAGVCRYVLDSLDVSPLAELSVLCVDVDYMASLHERWMGEKGPTDVLAFPMDELDTARPDDPDPGPALLGDVVLCPAVAVRQARAAGHSMADELLLLATHGVLHLLGYDHMEPDEEKEMFGLQSQLLEGFRSVPREPVTGEPVEPGTR is encoded by the coding sequence GTGCCCGTCGAGGTCGCCAACGAGTCCGAGATCGCCGTCGACGAGCAGGCGCTGGCCGGCGTCTGCCGGTACGTGCTGGACTCCCTGGACGTCAGCCCGCTGGCCGAGCTCTCCGTGCTCTGCGTGGACGTCGACTACATGGCCAGCCTGCACGAGCGGTGGATGGGCGAGAAGGGCCCGACCGACGTGCTGGCCTTCCCGATGGACGAGCTGGACACCGCCCGCCCCGACGACCCGGACCCCGGTCCGGCGCTGCTCGGCGACGTGGTGCTCTGCCCGGCCGTCGCGGTCCGCCAGGCCCGCGCCGCCGGCCACTCGATGGCCGACGAGCTCCTCCTGCTCGCCACCCACGGCGTGCTCCACCTGCTCGGCTACGACCACATGGAGCCCGACGAGGAGAAGGAGATGTTCGGCCTGCAGTCCCAGCTGCTCGAGGGCTTCCGCTCCGTGCCGAGGGAACCGGTGACCG